The genomic stretch TGGCCGTCAATTCATCCAAATCTTCTTGATAAATCTCATTTAATTGTTGCTTGTACGGGTCGTCTCTTTTATATATCAAAGTTCCTTGTGCTTTGGTAAGGCTATTTTTTGCACTAACGGTGTCACCGACCTTTAAATAAGTGTTGGCCAGCCCAAAATAGGCCTCACAAGTGGTATCGTATTGTTCCAGACCTTTTTTAAAGGCCCGTATGGCGTCCCCGTAATTTTCCAACTCATAGTGGCACAGACCTTGGTACACAAAGGCCTGAACATCTACCCAATCCGCTCCTTGGTTGATTACACTTTGTTCAAAATGCTGCAATGCTGTTTGATAATCCCCAAGACCATAATAGCATTCCCCTCGTGAGAAATCGATGTCCTCTCCCCATGGCGCATCAACCACATCGGGAGTCATCGCATCCAATTGGTCAAAATCCTTTAAAGCTGCTTTATAATCTCTTAAAAACCTTAATTTGAGATGCCCTCGATACCCAAGATGGTGCAAGGGTTTAAGTTCAACGGCCGTGTCCAGGTACCCGAAGCCCGTTTCATAGTCCCCGCGTTTGTTGAAGGCGA from Flagellimonas oceani encodes the following:
- a CDS encoding tetratricopeptide repeat protein, which translates into the protein MRLFINIIKVLLATVFTAYSLFVAYQLFLAPKEKRFKTAGAIQGYGISQSMFDILNWQHPDYAAPYFERSVAFNKRGDYETGFGYLDTAVELKPLHHLGYRGHLKLRFLRDYKAALKDFDQLDAMTPDVVDAPWGEDIDFSRGECYYGLGDYQTALQHFEQSVINQGADWVDVQAFVYQGLCHYELENYGDAIRAFKKGLEQYDTTCEAYFGLANTYLKVGDTVSAKNSLTKAQGTLIYKRDDPYKQQLNEIYQEDLDELTATLSKNQY